TTACCGAATTACTTCCAGCCTGAGTAATTCATTGAAGGTCTTCACGTAAGCTTTTCCGCAATCGTTGCCGGAAACGGTTTGCCGGGTGCCGGCCTTTAAAACTCAAATAGAATTCCCACTTTAACCCTTTTCACTCATGCGTAACACCTGTTACTCAACGCCTCACGTCTACGAGCAGCCGGCAGCCCGGTCGGCTCTCAGTGGCAAGCTGCTGTTACTGACCCTCTTTTTACCACTCGCGGGCTACGCCCAAACCGCGCGCGAAGTATCGGGCAAAGTGACGGATGGCATCGGAACTGGCCTACCGGGCGTAACGGTGCTCGTGACGGGCACCTCCATTGGGGCCAGCACTGGGGCCGACGGCGGCTTCTCGCTGCAAGTGCCTGCTACGGCTACCTCGCTCACGGTTTCGTTCATTGGCTACACCAAGCAGACGGTGAACATCACGGGCAAATCGACGGTGAACGTCGCGCTCAAGGACGATGCCCAGGCTCTGGGCGACGTAGTAGTAGTAGGCTACGGCACGGTACGCAAACAGGACCTTACCGGGGCCGTGAGCGCGCTCGGACCCAAAGACTTCAACAAGGGCACCTTCACCTCGCCCGACCAGCTGCTTCAAGGCCGAGCTTCGGGGGTGCAGATAACCCAGAACAGCGGGCAGCCCGGCGGGGCAGCCACTATTAACATTCGGGGCAACTCGGCCGTGAGTGGCACCGGCCAGCCCCTATACGTGGTGGATGGCGTGCCGCTCGATGGGCGCTCGGCCCAGCCGGGCCTGACCACGTCGGCCCTCGGCGACGCGCCGGCCAGCAATCCGCTCAACTTTCTGAATCCGGCTGATATTGAGAGTATTGACGTACTCAAGGATGCTTCGGCAACAGCCATTTACGGCTCGCGGGCGGCCTATGGGGTCGTTATCATCACCACTAAGAAGGGCAAGGCCGGGGAGGCCCAACTAAGCATCGGCGCGTCGGGTGGCTTCTCGCACATTCTACGCCGCATTGATGTGCTCAATGCCAGCCAGTACCGGGATGCGCTGACGTATTACGGCGCGCCCGCTACCAACGATAAGGGAATGAACAATGACCCCCTGGGGGCTATTCTGCGCACCGCGCCGATTCAGAACTACAACGCCGCGCTGAGCGGGGGCACCGAAAACGCCCGCTATCGATTCTCGGCGGGCTACCTCAACCAACAGGGCATTGTGAAAAAAACCGGCTTTGAAAAATACAATGCTAATTTCTCGGCTAACATGAAGTTTCTGGACAGCAAGCGCCTAGGCGTCGATGTCAACGTTATCGCCACGCAGACCAACTCGCAGCTCGCCCCCATCAGCAACAACGCTGGCTTTCAGGGTAGCCTCATTGGGCAAGCCTTGCAGTGGAATCCCACCGATTCGCTCTATGCAGCTAACGGCCAGCCTGTTTCACGCTTTGGTAGCACGAACATTAACCCGGTGGCGGAACAGCAGTATTTCAACGATAACGCGCGGGTAACCACCATTCTGGCCTCGTTTTCGCCCTACTACAAGATTACCGACTGGTTGACTTTCCGGTCGCTGGTGGCCGCGACTTATAACACGGGCCTCCGGCGCACCTCCATTGACCAGCGTCTCAATCTGCCGGGCTACCAGCAACTGGGCTACGCCGCCATCGGTACGAATGAACTGCTGACCGAGCAGTTGACCCACACGTTGAGCGCGGACAAGAAGCTCACCAACGACCTAAACCTGAACGCAGTACTGGGCTACGAGTACCAGCGATTTACAAACTCAGGGTCGAACCTGAGCGGCCTGGGGCCGGTGAACACCACTACGGGCGCGCCTATTGGCTTCGGCACTTATGGGCTGGACTACACCAACTACCTTCAGTATTCTAACCCTTCGGGCCGCATCATCTCCTCGTTCGTGGACCCGGTAACCGAGCTGCAATCGTTTTTTGGCCGAGCCATCCTGAATTACAAGCAGCGCTACCTGTTCACGGCTACCCTACGGGCCGACGGCAGCACTAAGTTCGGCGACAATAACAAGTACGGCTACTTCCCCTCGGCCGCGGCGGCCTGGGACATCAGCCAGGAGAGCTTTTTTAAGTCTGAGACCGTGAACCTGCTGAAAGCCCGCATTAGTTACGGGCGCACCGGCAACCAGGAATTTCCGGCCGGCTCGTCCCGCAGCCAGTTTGCTTTGCAAGCCAATAACGGCGGCATTACCCAGATTACCAACTACAACCCGAACCTAAAGTGGCAGTCGGATACGCAGTACGATGCTGGTATGGACGTAGCATTTTTCAACAACCGTCTGACTCTGACCGCCGACTATTTCTATAAGCGCACCACCGACCTGCTCTATCCTAACATTCCGGGCTATCCGGCCGCGCCGGGCGGCAGCAGCGTTATCTGGCAGAATCTGCCTGGTGGGGTTATCACCAATAAGGGACTGGAACTACTGGTCGGCGTAACAGCGGTGGACAACAGCGATTTCGGCTTGAATTTTAATGCTAACGCTACGTTCGTTCATAATAATGTATCGGGCCTGAATCAAAATCTAATTATTCAGACTGGTACGCTCAACGGCCAGGGTCTGTCGGGAGTGCTGTCCGAAACTATTCAGAACGGCCAGCCCATCAATGGGTTTAGGCTGCCGGTTTATAACGGCATTAATCCCGCTACCGGCCTCTACAACGAGTTTGGGCCGGCCCAGTACGCGGGCAACCCCAACCCCACCACGCTCGTGGGCCTGACCACGAGCATCCGATATAAGAAGCTCTCGCTGTCGGCCAATATAAACGGCGTATTCGGCAACAAGATTTACAACAATACCTTCAATAGCGTCCTCAACGTGAGCCAGATACGGGCGGGTAAGAACATCTCCCTAGCCGACTTTCAATCAGGCGTGAAAGAGTCGCTTTCCAACGCCGTGACGCCCTCGACGCGCTACCTGGAGAGCGGCAACTACGCCAAGCTGCGCAACGTGACGCTTTCCTACGCGCTGGGCGACATTGCCGGCGTGTTTAAAGGCGCAAGCGTGTACGCCATCGGTCAGAACCTGGCTCTCATCACGAAGTACAAGGGCTTCGACGCCGAAGTGAATACGAACAAGGCTAACGGCGTGGTGCCTTCGGCGGGCATTGACTACACCGGCTACCCCTCGGCCCGGACCTTTACGTTCGGGGTCAACTTCTCTCTTTAACCCATCCATAGCTCTTCATTTTTATGAAAAAGATACTCAGCGCGGCAGCCATGCTAGCCCTGCTTCAGCTGGCAAACAGCTGTAAGATTAACGAGGAATTTCAGGGAGTGCTGACCCCCGCGCAAGTGGGAAGTGGTAACGCGTCCTCGCTGCTCGATGGCGTGTACAACGCCATGCGCACGCCATTTCAGGGAGCTACGCTGGTGTTTGCCCTCTCGGAGGTAACTACCGATGAGCGCCTGATGCCTACCCGCGCCGGCGACTGGGACGACAACGGCCAGTGGCGTCAATTGCACCTGCATACCTGGGATGCCAACCATGCGCAGGTGCGCGATGCCTACTCCAACCTGGGCGGTGTGGTGTTCGCGGCCACCGACATGCTGCAAACTCAGTACGGTGCCAGCAAGGAGCAACAGGCCGAGGCCCGCTTCGTCCGGGCCTTTGCCAGGTACTGGACCCTCGACCTCTACGACCAAGTGCCCTACCGCACACCGGGCGACCTGGTATCGACCAGCGCGCAGGTGCGCAAGGGTACGGCCGAACTCACCGACATTATTTCGGAGCTGACCACGGTGATGCCCGACCTGCCCGACGCTAGCGCTGGCGCGCCCGTGAGCCGGGCCACTAAAGATGCCGCCCGCTGCCTGCTGATGAAGTGTTACCTCAACAAAGGGGTGTATGCCAACCGGGCGGCCCCCACGTTCGACCCGGCCGACATGAACATGGTTATTACCCTGGCCGACCAGGTTATCAACAGTGGGCACTACAAGTTCGCCAATAACTACTTTGACAACTTTGCGCCCGACAACACGGCCATCGGCACCGAGAACATCTTTACGGAGCTAAACATTGGGGGCGTAAGCAGTGGGGCGCAGTACGATTTGTGGCGCTTTATTTCGCACTATAACATGACCCCTACCGGCTATAACGGCCCGTGCGCGTTACCGAGCTTTTATAACAAGTATGAGGCTACGGACCTACGCCGGAGCCAGGTGTACTCGTATAAAAACGGCCCTCCCAACCCATTCAAACATCAGAATGTAGGGTATTTGATAGGCCAGCAGTATAGCTTGGTTTCTACCACAGATGTTGCGCTGACTGACCGCCTGGGCAATCCGCTGGCCTTCACGGCCGCCGTGGACCTCATCGAAACCGGCTCCAACCTGGAGGTAACCGGTATCCGGCCCATGAAATACCCGCCCGACTTTACCAACAATTCGGCCGGTACGATTGACAACGACATGGTGCATTTCCGGCTGCCCGACGTGCTGCTGATGAAGGCCGAAGCCATTATGCGCGGCGGTACCGGCACCTCGGCCGGCACCTACGGCAGCACCCCACTGACCCTGGTCAACGCCATTCGCACGGACCCTTCGCGGGCGGCTACCGCCCTCGCCAGTGTCAGCCTAACCGACATCTACGACGAGCGCGGCCGCGACCTGTTCCTGGAGCTATGGCGGCGGCAGGATATGGTGCGCTTCGGCACGTTCCTAGGTCCCATTGAGCAGGGCCCGACGAGCAGCGACCCGAAATACCTCATCTTCCCCATTCCGAACCAGCAGTTGGCGGTGAATGCGAATCTAACGCAGAACCCCGGCTACTAAATCCTTCTCTTCGGCCGCCGGCGGCTGCGTCTTCGCAGTTTCGGCGGCCGATTTGTGTCCGGCCCTTTCGCCCAAAGAGTTTATTTTCTTGGCTTTAAGTATCTTTTGATGAATTACTTATCTACCGTATTAGCCGCTGCTTCCTTAGCCGGCCTGCTGGCCGCCTGTAGCCAACCCGCTACTACGGAAACCGCCACTATGGCCGCCCCCAACGCGGCCGCGGCCCCCGTTACCGCCGCGCTGGCCCAAAAGCCTATTTGGTGGAAGGAAGCCGTGGTGTACCAGATATACCCGCGCAGCTACAAGGACAGCAACGGCGACGGGGTAGGTGACCTGCGCGGCATCATCTCCAAGCTCGACTACATCAAGAGCCTGGGGGTGAACGTGATTTGGCTGAACCCGATTTATGGCTCGCCCAACGACGATAATGGCTACGATATCTCCGACTACCGCGCCATTATGAAGGACTTTGGTACGATGGCCGACTTTGACGAGCTGCTGAAGGGAATGCACCAGCGCGGGCTGAAGGTGGTGCTAGACCTGGTGGTGAACCACAGCAGCGACGAGCATGAGTGGTTCAAGCAGTCGAAAAGCGGGCGCGATAATCCCTACCGCGACTACTACCACTGGTGGCCCGCCGAGCGGGGCGTGCCCAACAAGCGCCAGAGCTTTTTCGACGTGAAGGGCGACGCCTGGGCCTACGACGCGGCCACCAAGGCGTACTACCTGCACTACTTCTCGCGCAAGCAACCCGACCTGAACTGGGAAAACCCTAAGGTGCGCCAGGAAATTTACAGCATGATGCGCTTTTGGTTTGATAAGGGCATCGACGGCTTTCGGATGGACGTGATTCCGTTCATCGCCAAGGACACTACGTTTCCGGTTATCCCGGCCAAGTACCACGGCGATTTTGGCCGCTACTACGCCAACGGCCCCCACCTGCACGACTACCTGCAGGAAATGCACCGCGAGGTGCTGGGCAAGTACGATGTGCTGAGCGTGGCCGAAGGCGCGGGCGTGACCAGCGACCAGGCCCTGGAATTTGTGGACCCCGCCCGGAAGGAGCTGAATATGCTCTACCACTTCGAGGGCATGGGCGTGGGCAACGTGCCCGGCCTCAAGTACCGGATGCGCAAGCCCGAAGGCTATAGTCTGCTGGAATTCAAGCAGGTGTACTCGAAGTGGGACAAGATATTCGCCGAGAAAGGCTGGGGCACCATCTACCTCGGCAACCACGACCAGCCCCGGATGGTGACGCGCTGGGGCGACGACCGGCCCGAATTTCGGCCAGCCTCCTCGAAGCTGCTCACCACGTTTTTGCTCACCATGCGCGGCACGCCCTACTACTACGGCGGCGACGAGCTGGGCATGACCAACATCAAATTCAACAAGATTACCGATTATAAAGACATCGAAGTGCGCAACATGTACGCGCAGCTGAAGGCGGAGGGCGGCGACCTGGCGCAGTTCGTGGAGGCCCAGAAAATCTCGGGCCGCGACAACGGCCGCACTCCCTTTCAGTGGGATGCCTCGGCCAATGCGGGCTTCACCACCGGCACGCCCTGGCTTCAACTCAACCCCAACTACGCGCAGGTGAATGCCGCGGCCGAGGAGAAAGACCCGAATTCCATCCTCCAGTATTTCCGCCAGGCCACGGCCATGCGCCGGCAGCACAAGGTGCTGGTGTACGGGCAGTACCAGCTGCTCGACGCGGCCAACCCCCATATTTACGCTTACACCCGCACCCAGGGCGCGGAAAAAGTCCTGGTAGTGCTCAACTTTTCGTCCGAAAAACGTGACTGGGCGCTGCCCACCGGCCTCACGCTGGGCGGCAAGCCTTGGCTCAACAACTACCCCACCTTTACTCCCGCCGCCACGCTGGCCCTGCTGCCCTGGCAGGCCGTAGTGGTGCCGCTGAAGTAATCATCAGGTAGATAATACATTAATTCAGAATGTCATGCAGACCGCAGGGAAGCATCTCGCGTGGGGTAGTAACTCAATCGTTGCAACGAATTTAATTACTGCTGCCTGCGAGATGCTTCCCTGCGGTCTGCATGACGTTCTATTCTTACGACCAACCACGCCCCTATCCATTCCCGCCCCATGCCGCCCTTTCCAACCCTAAAATTAAAGTTCCTGCTGCCCGCGCTGGCGCTGGCGCTAGCCGGCCCGCCCGCGGCGCAACAAGCGCAGGCCCAGACGCAAACGCCCGACCCCTGGCGCATAACGGCCGATAAAATTGACCCGGCGCACTACTACGGCGAGACGGTGGCCAACGGGGTGCTGGGCATCGTGTCGTCGGCGGTGCCGTTTCAGGTGAAGGACGTAGTGCTGGCCGGCACCTATGACCAGTACGGGCGGGGTAGGGTCAGCAATTTTCTCCACACGTTTAACCTGCTCAATATGTACCTGGAAGTGGACGGCCGCCGCCTGGGCGCGGCCGATGCCACCAACTTCCGGCAGGAGCTGGACATGCGCGGCGCCTCGCTGACAACCACCTTCGACTACGGCGACCGGGCCACTATTCAGTACACCTACTACGCCCTGCGCCAGCTGCCGTTTACGGCGCTGCTCGACGTGCGCATTACCGCCAAAAAGGACCTGAGCCTGACCGCCGCCAGCGTGATGGAAGCGCCCGACGCGCTGCGCGACGTGCAGAATTACTACAACGAAATCGACCGGCCGCACGTGACATTGAGCCTGCTGACCTCGACGGCCAAGAGCCCGACCGGCAAGCTGACGCTGTGCGCCAGCAACAGCTTTTTGTTTGAGGAGCCGCACGGGCAGGAGCCGCGCATTATCCACGAAATGTGGGACAGCAACATGCACCTGATGAAGTTCAGCAAGACGCTGAAGGCCGGGCAGACCTACGGCTACGCGGTGGCGGGCACGGCCATCAGCTCGGCCCACCACGCCGACCCGCTGAACGAGGCCGAGCGGCTCACCATTTTTGCCCGCCTCGAAGGCCGGCAGCGGCTGCTCGATTTTCACCAGAAAGCCTGGCAGGACCTGTGGAAAAGCGATATTGAAATAACCGGCGACGCGCAGGCGCAGCAGGACGTGCATTCGATGCTCTACCACCTGTATAGCTTCTCGCGGGCGGGCACCGATTATTCACCCTCGCCGATGGGCCTCTCGGGCCTGGGCTACAACGGGCACGTGTTCTGGGACACGGATTTGTGGATGTTCCCGGCGCTGCTGGTGCTGCACCCGGACATTGCGAAATCTATGGTAGAGTACCGCTTCCGGCGCTTGGAGCCGGCCCGGCGCAATGCCTTCGCCCACGGCTACAAAGGCGCGATGTACCCCTGGGAAAGCGCCGATTCGGGGGTAGAGGAAACGCCGGTCTGGGCGCTGAGCGGGCCGTTTGAACACCACATTTCGGCCGATGTGGCGCTGGCCGCCTGGCAGTATTATTCCGTAACGCAGGATAAAGCTTGGCTGCGCTCAACCGGCTGGCCGATTATCTCGGCCACCGCCGACTTCTGGGCTAGCCGGGTGGAGCGCAACGGCCCCGGCCACTACGACATCAAGAACGTGGTGGCCTCGGATGAGTGGGCCGAAAACGTGGACAATGATGCCTTCACTAACGCCGCCGCCCAGCAAAACCTGCGCGCCGCCGTGGCCGCCGCCAAGCTGCTGGGCCTACCCCCCGACCCCGACTGGACGCTGGTGGCGCAGAATATTCCCATCCTAAAAATGGCGGACGGCACCACGCAGGAGCACGCCAGCTACCACGGCGAGGGCATCAAGCAGGGCGACGTGAACCTGCTGGCCTACCCCCTGGGCGTGATTACGGCCCCCGCCCAGATTAAAAAAGACCTGGTGTACTACCAGAGCCGGGTACCCGACGAAGGCACGCCGGCCATGACGCAGGCCATTTTCGCGCTGCTCTACGCCCGGCTCGGCGACGCGGGTCAGGCCCGGCATTTTTTCCGGGATGCCTACCAGCCCAATCTCCTACCCCCCTTCCGCGTCATTGCCGAAACCAAGGGCGGCACCAACCCCTACTTCGCCACCGGCGCGGGCGGCGTGCTGCAAGCCGTGCTCATGGGTTTCGGCGGGCTAAATATCACGCCGGCTGGCATTGGGCAAGTAAAAAGCGTGCTGCCCACCGGCTGGCAGTCGCTGCATATTACGGGGGTAGGGCCGGGTCGCAAAACATATTCAGTGGGGAAATGATGAGTACTAGATAATGGGGTATCGGGATAGTTTAGAACGGTCATGCTAAGCTTGTCGAAGCATCTCTACCGCTTCAACCGTGCCGTTCAATGAAGCGGTAGAGATGCTTCGACAAGCTCAGCATGACCGTTCTTGTAGCAGAATACCTTGAAAGCGACTGCCAGCCCCCGCCTACCCCATGCTGCTAACCATTACCACCACCTACCAGCCGGCCACCGACCTGGGCTACCTGCTGCATAAAAACCCCGCCCGCCTGCAAAGCGTGGAGATTACCGGCGGCCTGGCCCACGTTTTCTACCCCGAAGCCACGGCCCAGCGCTGCACCGCCGCCCTGCTGCTCGACCTCGACCCGGTGGGCCTGGTACGCGACCGCCACGGCGATTTCGCCCTAGCCGAGTACGTGAACGACCGGCCCTACGTGGCCTCGTCGTTTTTGAGCGTGGCCCTGAGCAAAGCCTTCGGCACGGCCATGAACGGCACCTGCAAGGACCGGCCTGCGCTGCCCGCGCAGGCCCTACCCCTGGCCGTGACGGTGGCCGTGGTGTCAGCCCCCGGCCCCGACTGGCCGCGCCGGCTGTTTGAGCCGCTGGGCTACCAGGTCGAAACCACCGCCTACCCCCTCGACGCCACCGTGCCGGCCTGGGGCGCGAGCCCCTACTACACCCTGCACCTGCGCCACGACGGCCTGCGTCTGCAAGACCTGCTGGCCCACCTCTACGTGCTGCTGCCGGTGCTCGACAACGACAAGCACTACTACGTGGACCAGCAGGAGGCCGACAAGCTGCTGCACCGCGGCGGCGACTGGCTGCCCCGCCACCCCGAGCGCGACTTCATCACCCGCCGCTACCTGCGCTACCTGGGCAGCATCGTGAACCAGACGCTGGAGCGGCTGCTGGAAGGGGTGGAGGAATCGTCAAGTAGCGTGGACTCTGCGAGTCCGCAAGTGGGGGCAACGGCAAACGACCGCGCAGAAACTGCAAATTCGCAAGCGCCGGAACCGGACGGTGCGACGCGCGGACTCGCAGAGTCCACGCTACTGCCCAAACTCACCCTGCACGACCAGCGCCTCCAGCAAGTAGCCCACGAAATCTACCAGCTCGCCCCCAAGCGGGTGCTGGACCTGGGCTGCGGTGAGGGCCGGCTGCTGCGCCTGCTGCTGCGGCAGCCCAAAATTGAGTTTATCCGGGGCCTGGATGTGTCGCACCAGGCGCTGAGCCGGGCGGCGCAGCGCCTGCGCCTAGACGAGATGGCCCCGCGCCAGCGCGCCCGCATCGAGCTGGTGCAGGGCTCGCTGCTGTACCGCGACGCGCGCCTGGCCGGCTTCGACGCGGCGGCGCTGGTGGAAGTCATCGAGCACCTGGACGAAAACCGCCTGGCCTCGCTCGAAGCCGTGGTGTTTGGCCACGCCCGGCCGGCGCACGTCTTCGTCACGACCCCCAACGCCGAGTACAACCAGCTGTTTGCGCTGCCGGCCGGCGAGTTTCGCCACGCCGACCACCGCTTCGAGTGGACCCGCGCCGAGTTTGCGGCCTGGGCCACCGGCGTGGCCGCGCGCCACGGCTACCAGGTGCGCCTGGTCGGCATGGGCGAAGCGGCGGAGGGGGTAGGCGCGCCGTCGCAGTTGGCGGTGTTTGGGTTACTCGTAGATTAGTTTACAAGTTACTTGAATAATTTATTCAATGATTTTGATAGCTTATAGAAATCTTCGTAGGTGTCTAAGTTTTTAACGCTTTCTTCTTTAAAAACGTCAAATATTTTACTTTTTAGCTGATTCCTGGCATCTTTACCATCATTAGAATTTTCCATTGCTTTTTGGACAAGTTCTACATTCCTCGAATAAGTCATGTTAAGCAGAGAAGGTGGAACCAATCCCTCTATGCATTTCTTACCCGTTTCATTTTTGCCGATAACAATGAATTCCTGATTTTCTTTTAATCCTAAAGTTTCAAAAGTTGATTTAACATCGCTATACTTATCTAAATCTACTGTTACTACAAATCTCTTAAATCTTTCCTTTATAAATCTCAAGAGAATATTATTTTTAATATTTCCAGCCCCACCATAAGCGAAAATTTCTCCATTAAACTTTAGACGCTTATCACCATGAATCTCACTTTTTAATAATTCTAAGTAGTTTTTATCGTGTTGACCTTCAACCAGAATAATATCGTTTGAACTACTGAATATAGTATCTTTTAAAGGACTAAAATCATTTCCAGCGATTCCTAATGATAGTGAGAATGGCTCATACCATTTCTCTCCTGAAGTATCAATAACTTCAGAGCCTTTATTAGTTGAACTTAAATTTCTCTCAAGAAGGATATTAGCCTTTGGTACTTTATGGCTAAGTAAGTAAGGACTGTGGGTAGCGACTATAATTTGGATACTTAGTTCAGATGACAAATCTTGTAATATTCTGCCGAACTCAGCTTGAGCAGATGGATGCAGGAAGCTTTCTGGTTCTTCAATAATAACTATGGGGGTTATTTTACTATTAACAGTTAATGAATTCTGCATTCTTTTCGCATTCATCAAATTCAACAGGATTAATGTCCTATTTTTAGTACCGCTACCCCAATCTTGTAGGGATACGTCTATTCCTTTTTCTTTAAGAGAAATTTCTATATTTTCTCTTTCTATATTCAGGCTAGATATTCCAAGTGAAACATCATATTTTTCATCTAAGCGACCCATTAAAGCTGCTAACTCTGCTTGGTGGCCTTTCAACGATTTCCTGACACTATTCTCTAAACCTTCTTTCTTCTTGGCTATTTCAACGCTACCCTCCTTCTCAAGGTAGGATAGCAAATAGTCTGTCCTTCTACTAAAATAATATGGAGCATTCTCTGTTGAATTGTGAAATAATACACTCTGAAAGCTCCTTATTCTATTCAATAATTCTTCCCTTTTATAAGAATCCTGCACTTCATATTCTCCAAAGACAATTTTTGTTTC
The genomic region above belongs to Hymenobacter psoromatis and contains:
- a CDS encoding ATP-dependent nuclease — protein: MVIKSLSTKNFRSLEDLTVDFNPHYNALSGKNNSGKSNIIRAMLFFLTFDYRILRDYSIDGLNFQNDYPHWKKKEREKEDIKLEIKLEIDENQDAGIYKFIKELIFKDEEKLSNSKETLTISLELKSGKSTPETKIVFGEYEVQDSYKREELLNRIRSFQSVLFHNSTENAPYYFSRRTDYLLSYLEKEGSVEIAKKKEGLENSVRKSLKGHQAELAALMGRLDEKYDVSLGISSLNIERENIEISLKEKGIDVSLQDWGSGTKNRTLILLNLMNAKRMQNSLTVNSKITPIVIIEEPESFLHPSAQAEFGRILQDLSSELSIQIIVATHSPYLLSHKVPKANILLERNLSSTNKGSEVIDTSGEKWYEPFSLSLGIAGNDFSPLKDTIFSSSNDIILVEGQHDKNYLELLKSEIHGDKRLKFNGEIFAYGGAGNIKNNILLRFIKERFKRFVVTVDLDKYSDVKSTFETLGLKENQEFIVIGKNETGKKCIEGLVPPSLLNMTYSRNVELVQKAMENSNDGKDARNQLKSKIFDVFKEESVKNLDTYEDFYKLSKSLNKLFK